The following coding sequences are from one Streptomyces venezuelae window:
- a CDS encoding carbohydrate ABC transporter permease, with product MTHTPLKSRLLGTQNRTLWFWVFVGPFALGLVLFTYVPLAWSVYLSFFDAHNTVSPDDFVGFDNYTSMLRNDAFTDSLVTFAVFSAFIVPTTFVLSLALALMVNRLRRAQAFFRSVFFLPAACSYVVAAMIWKLSIFNGVRFGLANTVLGWFGVDQTAWLSTTDPPWYWLVIVTVRLWLQAGFYMILFLAGLQRISPTLYEAAAVDGARPGWQVLRHITLPQLRATSVAVTLLLVINAFQAFDEFYNLLSTSSGYPPHARPPLVYLYYTALGREQNLGLGSAGAVLLALIIAVVTIGQARWFGLGRKED from the coding sequence GTGACCCACACCCCCCTCAAGAGCCGACTCCTCGGCACCCAGAACCGCACCCTCTGGTTCTGGGTCTTCGTCGGCCCGTTCGCGCTGGGCCTGGTCCTCTTCACGTACGTACCGCTCGCCTGGAGCGTGTACCTCAGCTTCTTCGACGCCCACAACACCGTCTCGCCCGACGACTTCGTCGGCTTCGACAACTACACGTCGATGCTGCGGAACGACGCGTTCACCGACAGCCTCGTCACCTTCGCGGTGTTCTCCGCGTTCATCGTCCCCACGACCTTCGTCCTGTCGCTCGCGCTCGCACTCATGGTGAACCGCCTGCGCCGCGCCCAGGCGTTCTTCCGCTCGGTCTTCTTCCTCCCGGCGGCGTGCAGCTACGTCGTGGCGGCGATGATCTGGAAGCTGTCGATCTTCAACGGGGTGCGGTTCGGGCTCGCCAACACCGTCCTCGGCTGGTTCGGCGTCGACCAGACGGCGTGGCTGTCGACGACGGACCCACCCTGGTACTGGCTGGTCATCGTCACCGTACGGCTCTGGCTCCAGGCCGGCTTCTACATGATCCTGTTCCTGGCGGGCCTGCAGCGCATCTCCCCCACCCTCTACGAGGCGGCGGCGGTGGACGGCGCCCGGCCCGGCTGGCAGGTCCTGCGCCACATCACGCTCCCCCAGCTGCGCGCGACCTCCGTCGCCGTCACGCTGCTGCTCGTCATCAACGCGTTCCAGGCCTTCGACGAGTTCTACAACCTGCTCTCGACGTCCAGTGGCTACCCGCCCCACGCCCGCCCGCCGCTCGTCTACCTCTACTACACGGCGCTCGGCCGCGAGCAGAACCTCGGACTGGGCAGCGCGGGCGCCGTGCTCCTCGCGCTGATCATCGCGGTGGTGACGATCGGGCAGGCGCGCTGGTTCGGCCTGGGCCGGAAGGAGGACTGA
- a CDS encoding group III truncated hemoglobin, with protein sequence MDITTRADLDVLLRRFYTEAFADPLIGPFFTEIAGTDLDVHMPRITDFWERALFRSAEYRRNAFAPHAALHSARPLTAEHFGRWVQLWRATVDGLHRGPNADRAKAQGERIAVAMLRRLHGKDASTEGEGPGFIPLAALELRGAA encoded by the coding sequence GTGGACATCACGACCCGCGCCGACCTCGACGTGCTCCTGCGCCGCTTCTACACGGAGGCGTTCGCCGACCCGCTGATCGGCCCCTTCTTCACGGAGATCGCCGGTACCGACCTCGACGTGCACATGCCGCGCATCACCGACTTCTGGGAGCGCGCTCTCTTCCGTTCCGCCGAGTACCGCCGCAACGCGTTCGCTCCGCACGCCGCGCTGCACTCCGCCCGCCCCCTCACCGCCGAGCACTTCGGCCGCTGGGTGCAGCTGTGGCGCGCCACGGTCGACGGACTGCACCGGGGGCCGAACGCGGACCGCGCGAAGGCGCAGGGCGAGCGGATCGCGGTCGCCATGCTGCGCCGCCTCCACGGCAAGGACGCGTCGACCGAGGGCGAAGGACCCGGCTTCATCCC
- a CDS encoding carbohydrate ABC transporter permease: protein MTAPLRQSHRSTDDALVRAGRALRVVLLVALALLFLIPFYLLVRNGLASEDDITSPDWTFFPSTLHWSNISELFDDPTVPMARALLNSSLIAVATTIGTLLLASLAGYGLARIPYRYADHVFYAILGTMMVPAAVTFVPSFVLVSSLGWVSTLRGLIVPTLFSAFACFVFRQYFLGFPRELEDAARVDGLGYWRTYWRVVVPNSRPVFAAVGTIVFIGAWNSFLWPLVIGQDRDAWTVQVALATFTTSQVIRLHVLFVAAAVSIVPLLVVFLFFQRWIVAGVERSGIDD, encoded by the coding sequence ATGACCGCACCCCTCAGGCAGTCCCACAGGTCTACGGACGACGCCCTGGTCAGAGCGGGCCGCGCCCTGCGCGTCGTCCTCCTCGTCGCCCTGGCGCTCCTCTTCCTGATCCCCTTCTACCTGCTCGTACGCAACGGCCTGGCGTCCGAGGACGACATCACGTCCCCCGACTGGACGTTCTTCCCCTCCACGCTGCACTGGTCGAACATCTCGGAGCTCTTCGACGACCCGACGGTCCCGATGGCCAGGGCCCTGCTCAACTCGTCCCTGATCGCGGTGGCGACAACGATCGGCACGTTGCTCCTCGCCTCGCTCGCGGGCTACGGCCTGGCCCGCATCCCCTACCGCTACGCCGACCACGTCTTCTATGCCATCCTCGGCACGATGATGGTCCCGGCGGCCGTCACCTTCGTCCCGAGCTTCGTCCTGGTCTCGTCCCTCGGCTGGGTCTCGACCCTGCGCGGCCTGATCGTCCCCACGCTCTTCTCGGCCTTCGCGTGCTTCGTCTTCCGCCAGTACTTCCTGGGCTTCCCGCGGGAGCTGGAGGACGCGGCGCGGGTGGACGGCCTGGGCTACTGGCGTACGTACTGGCGCGTCGTCGTCCCGAACTCACGCCCCGTCTTCGCCGCGGTCGGCACGATCGTGTTCATCGGCGCGTGGAACTCCTTCCTGTGGCCCCTGGTCATCGGCCAGGACCGCGACGCGTGGACGGTCCAGGTCGCCCTGGCCACGTTCACGACGTCCCAGGTCATCCGCCTCCACGTGCTGTTCGTGGCGGCGGCGGTGTC
- a CDS encoding ABC transporter substrate-binding protein, translating to MAISRRTLLGTGATGAALGLLTACGSNTGRDGGGSGGKGPRLAQWYHQYGEPGTEQAVKRYAAAYKKADVSVQWRPGNYDEQTAAALLTESGPDVFEVNGPSLDQIREGQVVDLTDLFDGVKDDFNPVVLAPKTYDGKIWAIPQVVDMHLLYYRKSLLDDAGVEPPQSLDELVDAAKALTTKDVKGLFLGNDGGAGALGVTPLYAAGLSSVTEDGRVGFDDPAAARTLGKLRQLYADKSLLLGAPADWSDPSAFVQELTAMQWCGLWALPAVKKELGDDFGVLALPADGSGGKPSLPVGSYGAAVSARSDHKEAAKDFLKWLWVDRTEYQEDFALSYGFHIPARLSLAKKADKLKEGAAADAVRYSTEYGYSEPLLWTPASRTAYQDALSRIIKSGANPESEVKSVVRKVRAELDRVKKKS from the coding sequence ATGGCCATCAGCCGCAGGACACTTCTCGGGACGGGTGCGACGGGTGCCGCCCTCGGGCTGCTCACCGCGTGCGGGTCCAACACAGGGCGCGACGGCGGCGGCTCGGGCGGCAAGGGCCCGCGGCTCGCGCAGTGGTACCACCAGTACGGGGAGCCGGGCACCGAGCAGGCCGTGAAGCGGTACGCGGCCGCGTACAAGAAGGCGGACGTCAGCGTCCAGTGGCGACCCGGCAACTACGACGAGCAGACCGCCGCCGCGCTCCTCACCGAATCGGGCCCCGACGTCTTCGAGGTCAACGGCCCGTCCCTGGACCAGATCCGCGAGGGTCAGGTCGTCGACCTCACCGATCTGTTCGACGGCGTGAAGGACGACTTCAACCCGGTGGTCCTCGCCCCGAAGACGTACGACGGGAAGATCTGGGCGATCCCGCAGGTCGTCGACATGCACCTGCTCTACTACCGGAAGAGTCTGCTCGACGACGCGGGCGTCGAGCCGCCGCAGAGCCTGGACGAGCTGGTCGACGCGGCGAAGGCGCTGACCACGAAGGACGTGAAGGGCCTCTTCCTCGGCAACGACGGCGGAGCGGGCGCGCTCGGCGTCACGCCCCTGTACGCGGCGGGCCTGTCCTCCGTCACCGAGGACGGCCGGGTCGGCTTCGACGACCCGGCAGCCGCCCGCACCCTCGGCAAGCTGCGCCAGCTGTACGCCGACAAGTCGCTGCTGCTCGGGGCACCCGCCGACTGGTCGGACCCGTCGGCGTTCGTCCAGGAGCTGACCGCCATGCAGTGGTGCGGCCTGTGGGCGCTGCCCGCCGTGAAGAAGGAGCTGGGCGACGACTTCGGCGTGCTTGCGCTGCCCGCCGACGGCTCCGGCGGTAAACCGTCGCTGCCCGTGGGGTCGTACGGCGCGGCGGTGAGCGCCCGCAGCGACCACAAGGAGGCGGCGAAGGACTTCCTCAAGTGGCTGTGGGTCGACCGGACCGAGTACCAGGAGGACTTCGCGCTCTCGTACGGCTTCCACATCCCGGCCAGGCTCTCCCTCGCGAAGAAGGCCGACAAGCTGAAGGAGGGCGCGGCGGCGGACGCGGTGCGCTACTCCACGGAGTACGGCTACTCCGAGCCGCTGCTGTGGACCCCGGCGAGCCGCACCGCGTACCAGGACGCGCTGAGCCGGATCATCAAGTCCGGCGCGAATCCGGAGAGCGAGGTCAAGTCCGTCGTGCGCAAGGTGCGGGCGGAGCTGGACCGGGTCAAGAAGAAGTCGTGA